Proteins encoded by one window of Chryseobacterium aquaeductus:
- the bshC gene encoding bacillithiol biosynthesis cysteine-adding enzyme BshC, translating to MKTVKKISFNDIESIPQLIKDFLNHQIEGFENQTFSFDNFAKQIHLKQNSFDNAQREIISKTFTSQLSELQLSSKQKENIESLKSVNTFTITTGHQLNLFSGPVFFVYKILQTIKTCTNLKQKFPDFNFVPVYWMASEDHDFAEINHFKTENNYYEINEKSGGPVGKIHINDTFFISEFEKEFKDSVFGTELILMLKEAYKTGNTLTKAIQILVNRLFSDFGLLVLDGDSKELKNQVKDLFKDELINFSLNKSSKNKVDFLTEKYGKVQVNPRDINLFYLSETRDRIDFDGDNYVIVDTEKKFSQDEILSELENFPERFSPNALMRPVYQEKVLPNLAYIGGNAEIMYWLELKDYFENVKIPFPILIPRNSMLFITEKTLGKIEKLDLRIEDFFQNFTQITNSKILENNSVLESLDKQKNLIINNFAELRHLAETTEKSFGNMVKAEEVRQLKSFKRLKKRLLHAEKIKQNELLERLEKLFLDVHPAKTWQERILNFSVFFADYGYSWLETIVEEMEVEQSKLIIVAI from the coding sequence TTGAAAACAGTAAAAAAAATTTCGTTCAACGATATAGAAAGTATTCCTCAGCTGATAAAAGATTTTTTGAATCATCAGATTGAGGGCTTTGAAAATCAAACTTTTTCATTTGATAATTTTGCAAAGCAAATTCATTTGAAACAAAACTCTTTTGACAATGCTCAGAGAGAAATTATCTCTAAAACATTTACGTCTCAACTTTCAGAACTTCAACTTTCTTCCAAACAAAAAGAGAATATAGAAAGTTTAAAATCGGTCAATACTTTTACCATCACTACAGGGCATCAGCTGAATCTTTTCTCAGGACCCGTCTTTTTTGTCTACAAGATTTTGCAGACGATAAAAACCTGTACCAATTTAAAGCAGAAATTTCCTGATTTTAATTTTGTTCCGGTTTATTGGATGGCATCAGAAGATCACGATTTTGCAGAAATTAATCATTTTAAAACTGAAAATAATTACTACGAAATCAACGAAAAGTCAGGCGGACCTGTAGGCAAAATCCATATAAACGATACGTTTTTTATTTCAGAGTTTGAGAAGGAATTTAAGGATTCTGTTTTTGGAACCGAACTGATTTTAATGCTGAAAGAAGCGTATAAAACTGGAAATACTTTAACAAAAGCCATTCAGATTTTAGTGAATAGATTATTTTCAGATTTTGGATTGTTGGTTCTTGACGGAGATTCTAAAGAACTGAAAAATCAAGTAAAAGATCTATTTAAAGATGAATTAATTAATTTCAGTTTAAATAAATCTTCAAAAAATAAAGTTGATTTTCTGACAGAAAAGTACGGCAAAGTTCAGGTGAATCCGAGAGATATTAATCTGTTTTATCTTTCAGAAACTCGAGACAGAATAGATTTCGATGGAGATAATTACGTTATTGTAGATACGGAAAAAAAGTTTTCGCAAGATGAAATTTTGTCTGAATTAGAAAATTTTCCGGAAAGATTCAGTCCCAATGCTTTGATGCGTCCGGTATATCAGGAGAAAGTTTTGCCAAATTTGGCTTATATCGGCGGAAATGCAGAAATCATGTATTGGCTAGAGTTGAAAGATTATTTTGAAAATGTAAAAATTCCTTTTCCAATTCTGATTCCCAGGAACTCTATGTTATTTATTACAGAGAAAACTTTAGGTAAAATAGAAAAATTAGATTTAAGAATAGAAGATTTTTTTCAAAACTTCACTCAAATCACCAACTCAAAAATTCTTGAAAACAATTCTGTACTGGAGTCTTTAGATAAACAGAAAAATTTGATCATTAATAATTTTGCCGAACTAAGACATTTAGCTGAAACCACCGAAAAATCCTTCGGAAATATGGTGAAAGCGGAAGAGGTGCGACAGTTGAAATCATTTAAAAGACTGAAAAAAAGGCTGCTTCATGCAGAAAAAATCAAACAAAATGAATTGCTGGAGCGTTTGGAAAAATTATTTTTAGATGTTCATCCGGCAAAAACCTGGCAGGAAAGAATTTTAAACTTCTCTGTTTTTTTTGCAGATTATGGATACTCCTGGCTCGAAACTATTGTAGAAGAAATGGAAGTGGAGCAATCAAAACTAATAATTGTTGCCATTTAA